A genomic segment from Desulfurispirillum indicum S5 encodes:
- a CDS encoding phosphoadenylyl-sulfate reductase — translation MVNTDKKENTMTPTELNQQLQSLDTPAALKHVLEQFGSRVALASSMGAEDQVLTHMLKSISPQARVFTLDTGRLHQQTYDLIDRTRNEMGVDLQVYFPAATEVETYVREHGINGFYDSVENRRQCCRIRKLEPLKRALSGLDIWITGLRAEQSVTRTAMELVEWDESHGLFKYNPLLHWSEEQVWEYLREHQVPVNALHREGYPSIGCAPCTRAVKPGEDIRAGRWWWEQPEHKECGLHR, via the coding sequence ATCGTCAACACGGATAAAAAGGAAAACACCATGACCCCAACCGAACTGAACCAGCAACTTCAATCCCTTGATACCCCAGCTGCCCTGAAGCATGTGCTGGAGCAATTCGGCTCCCGCGTGGCCCTGGCATCCAGTATGGGGGCCGAAGATCAGGTGCTCACCCACATGCTTAAAAGCATCTCCCCCCAGGCGCGGGTGTTCACCCTGGACACTGGCCGCCTTCACCAGCAGACCTACGATCTCATTGACCGCACGCGAAACGAAATGGGTGTCGATCTGCAGGTCTACTTTCCCGCGGCGACAGAGGTGGAGACCTATGTCAGGGAGCATGGCATAAACGGATTTTACGACAGCGTGGAAAACCGGCGTCAGTGTTGCCGCATCCGCAAGCTTGAACCCCTGAAGCGGGCTCTCAGTGGCCTGGATATCTGGATTACCGGACTGCGCGCCGAGCAGTCCGTCACCCGCACCGCCATGGAACTGGTGGAGTGGGACGAAAGCCACGGGCTCTTCAAATACAATCCCCTGCTCCACTGGAGCGAGGAGCAGGTGTGGGAGTACCTCCGGGAACATCAGGTACCCGTCAACGCGCTGCACCGCGAAGGCTACCCCAGCATCGGCTGCGCTCCCTGCACCCGGGCCGTCAAGCCCGGTGAAGACATCCGCGCTGGCCGCTGGTGGTGGGAACAGCCAGAGCACAAGGAGTGCGGCCTGCACCGGTAA
- a CDS encoding sulfate/molybdate ABC transporter ATP-binding protein: MSIRVTSISKKFHDFVALDNLSLELPEGQLTALLGPSGSGKTTLLRIIAGLELPDSGQIEFFGQDQTNQHVSQRGVGFVFQHYALFKHMSVFENVAYGLKVKPRHERPDKATIRKKVMELLDLVQLGSTADRYPAQLSGGQRQRIALARALAVEPRVLLLDEPFGALDAKVRAELRSWLRRLHDEIHLTSIFVTHDQEEALEVADRIVVMNQGKVEQEGSPDAVYENPANPFVYQFLGNVNLFHGRVRSGHLEVEQADIGPTDMENARAQDDEAAVYVRPHDVEITLQNPDHTGIEARITYLRSVGPVVRLELQTLHSGRLVEAHMGREAWRIIKPVVGDRVFVHLRNAQVYAKEGVWGDYVI; the protein is encoded by the coding sequence ATGAGCATACGCGTCACCAGCATTTCCAAAAAATTCCATGACTTTGTGGCTCTCGACAACCTGAGCCTGGAACTGCCCGAAGGCCAGCTGACAGCCCTGCTGGGACCATCGGGTTCCGGCAAGACCACCCTGCTGCGCATCATTGCCGGCCTGGAACTGCCCGACAGCGGCCAGATAGAGTTTTTCGGTCAGGATCAGACCAACCAGCACGTCAGCCAGCGGGGTGTGGGCTTTGTCTTCCAGCACTACGCCCTCTTCAAGCACATGAGTGTCTTCGAGAACGTCGCCTACGGCCTCAAGGTCAAACCGCGCCACGAACGCCCCGACAAGGCCACGATCCGCAAGAAAGTCATGGAGCTGCTGGATCTGGTACAGCTTGGCTCCACTGCCGACCGCTATCCAGCCCAGCTGTCCGGTGGACAGCGCCAGCGCATCGCCCTGGCCCGCGCCCTGGCGGTGGAACCCCGTGTACTGCTGCTGGATGAGCCCTTTGGCGCCCTGGACGCCAAGGTGCGGGCCGAACTGCGCAGCTGGCTGCGCCGCCTCCACGATGAAATTCACCTCACCAGCATCTTCGTCACCCACGATCAGGAAGAGGCCCTGGAAGTTGCCGACCGCATTGTGGTCATGAACCAGGGGAAGGTGGAGCAGGAAGGCAGCCCCGACGCCGTATACGAAAACCCCGCCAACCCTTTTGTGTACCAGTTCCTGGGCAATGTAAACCTCTTCCATGGCCGGGTGCGCTCAGGCCACCTGGAAGTGGAACAGGCTGACATCGGCCCCACCGATATGGAAAACGCACGGGCGCAGGACGACGAAGCCGCCGTCTATGTGCGGCCCCACGACGTGGAAATCACCCTGCAGAACCCGGACCACACCGGCATCGAAGCGCGCATCACCTACCTGCGCTCCGTAGGCCCCGTCGTGCGGCTGGAGCTGCAGACCCTGCACAGCGGACGACTGGTGGAAGCCCACATGGGCCGTGAAGCCTGGCGCATCATCAAACCGGTGGTGGGAGACCGGGTGTTTGTGCACCTGCGCAATGCGCAGGTGTATGCCAAGGAGGGGGTGTGGGGTGACTATGTCATTTAA
- the cysN gene encoding sulfate adenylyltransferase subunit CysN encodes MMSTNSLLEKDIEAYLKEHENKDLLRFITCGSVDDGKSTLIGRLLHDSKTIFEDQLQAVARDSLKSGTTGEAPDLALLVDGLQSEREQGITIDVAYRYFTTDKRKFIIADTPGHEQYTRNMATGASTADLAIILIDARHGVQVQTRRHSFIVSLLGIRNVVVAINKMDLVRFSRERFEEIAAQYREFAAQLKLEQITCIPISALNGDNVVEKSCHTPWYSGKTLLQHLEEVEIGATDTAAPFRLPVQYVNRPDSSFRGFAGTIASGTIRVGDPITVLPSRKTSTVASIVTYDGQLEEASAPMAVTITLSDEIDISRGNLIVSGEEPSVADSLRVQLVWMHESPLETGRSYLIKRGTTVTSGVFGPLYFRQDVNTLDKVPTSQLELNEISQARLTTASPLAFDPYERNRATGSFIVIDRLSNNTVGAGMIMASAESEGPRYSAFELEFNALVRRYYPHWEARDILAGGGDYAI; translated from the coding sequence CTGATGAGCACCAACAGCCTGCTGGAAAAAGACATTGAAGCCTACCTGAAGGAGCACGAGAACAAGGATCTGCTGCGCTTTATCACCTGCGGCAGCGTGGATGACGGCAAGAGCACCCTGATCGGACGCCTGCTGCACGATTCCAAGACCATCTTTGAGGACCAGCTGCAGGCCGTGGCCCGCGACTCTCTCAAGTCGGGCACCACCGGCGAGGCCCCGGACCTGGCCCTGCTGGTGGATGGCCTGCAGAGCGAGCGGGAGCAGGGCATCACCATCGATGTCGCCTACCGCTACTTCACCACCGACAAGCGCAAGTTCATCATCGCCGATACCCCCGGCCACGAGCAGTACACCCGCAACATGGCGACGGGAGCTTCCACGGCTGATCTGGCCATTATCCTCATCGACGCCCGCCACGGTGTGCAGGTGCAGACCCGCCGCCACAGCTTCATCGTCAGCCTGCTGGGCATCCGCAATGTGGTGGTGGCCATCAACAAGATGGATCTGGTGCGCTTCAGCCGCGAGCGCTTTGAAGAGATCGCCGCCCAGTACCGGGAGTTTGCCGCCCAGCTCAAGCTGGAACAGATCACCTGCATTCCCATCTCGGCGCTCAATGGTGACAATGTGGTTGAAAAGAGCTGCCACACACCCTGGTACAGTGGCAAGACCCTGCTGCAGCACCTGGAAGAAGTGGAAATCGGCGCTACTGACACTGCGGCGCCCTTTCGCCTGCCGGTGCAGTATGTCAACCGCCCCGATTCCAGCTTTCGCGGATTTGCCGGCACCATAGCCTCGGGCACCATCCGGGTGGGTGATCCCATTACCGTACTGCCTTCGCGCAAAACCAGCACCGTCGCCTCCATCGTCACCTATGACGGGCAGCTGGAAGAAGCCAGCGCCCCCATGGCCGTGACCATCACCCTCAGCGATGAGATCGACATCTCACGGGGCAACCTCATCGTCAGCGGCGAGGAACCCTCCGTCGCCGACAGCCTGCGGGTGCAGCTGGTGTGGATGCACGAATCACCCCTGGAAACTGGCCGCAGCTACCTGATCAAGCGGGGAACCACCGTCACCAGCGGGGTCTTTGGCCCCTTGTACTTCCGCCAGGATGTCAATACACTGGACAAAGTACCCACCAGCCAGCTGGAACTGAACGAAATCAGCCAGGCGCGCCTGACCACCGCCAGCCCCCTGGCCTTCGACCCCTACGAACGCAATCGCGCCACCGGCAGCTTTATCGTCATCGACCGCCTGAGCAATAACACCGTGGGCGCCGGAATGATCATGGCCAGTGCCGAAAGCGAAGGGCCACGCTACAGCGCCTTTGAGCTGGAGTTCAACGCCCTGGTGCGCCGCTACTACCCGCACTGGGAGGCGAGGGATATCTTGGCCGGAGGCGGGGATTACGCAATTTAA
- a CDS encoding nitrite/sulfite reductase: MEKETKAQRVERLKREKDGLDIMDDIRHYCQSGEPVDADTIDRLKWYGMYTHNQHSSPEGRQFFMMRVKVPTGNLTIEQVETIAGISREFARNTADITVRQTIQLHWIEFANVCTVLDRLQAAGLTTQNASGDCPRSIVTCPVAGHAHDELLDVSGIVREVDRYFQGNHEFSNLPRKFKMGISACGRFCTGHEVQDLSFAAHQLQGGRVAFGVHVGGGLGSNQRFATNLGSVDAQQILPVAIACAALFREEGKRDNRSRARLGHLLEDMGADAFRQALQDRSGVEFLPATSPALPDPRQRQHVGIEDAKETGYQHIGTAIVSGRITGEGLATVARIAREAGAATIAFTGWQNLILTRVPRQHVARATQQLEAAGLSVADHSLSARAIACTGLEFCKFAISETKERQAQLIKALQARFPDFKEPLSISLSGCPNGCSHPNVVDLGFVGWKVKVDGELKEGFVLHYGGRLQGDGSRFAVRTNEKIDADQLSEFVIDLIEKYRASEKPSLPDYLQEVYS; the protein is encoded by the coding sequence ATGGAAAAAGAAACCAAGGCCCAGCGCGTCGAGCGCCTCAAACGCGAAAAGGATGGTCTGGATATCATGGACGACATCAGACACTACTGCCAGTCCGGGGAGCCGGTGGATGCCGACACCATTGACCGCCTGAAGTGGTACGGCATGTACACCCACAACCAGCACAGCTCGCCGGAGGGCAGGCAGTTCTTCATGATGCGGGTCAAGGTGCCCACGGGCAACCTGACCATTGAGCAGGTGGAGACCATTGCCGGTATCTCCCGCGAGTTTGCCCGCAATACGGCGGATATCACCGTGCGGCAGACCATTCAGCTGCACTGGATTGAGTTTGCCAATGTGTGCACAGTGCTCGACCGCCTGCAGGCGGCGGGGCTCACCACCCAGAACGCTTCCGGTGACTGCCCCCGCAGCATTGTCACCTGTCCGGTGGCGGGGCACGCCCACGATGAGCTGCTGGATGTGAGTGGTATAGTGCGGGAGGTGGACCGCTACTTCCAGGGCAACCATGAGTTCAGTAACCTGCCTCGCAAGTTCAAGATGGGTATCAGTGCCTGTGGCCGTTTCTGTACGGGGCACGAAGTACAGGATCTCAGCTTTGCGGCCCACCAGCTGCAAGGTGGCCGTGTGGCCTTCGGAGTGCATGTGGGTGGTGGACTGGGCAGCAATCAGCGCTTTGCCACCAACCTGGGCAGTGTGGACGCACAGCAGATTCTGCCCGTGGCCATTGCCTGCGCCGCCCTCTTCCGCGAGGAGGGCAAACGGGACAATCGGAGTCGCGCGCGCCTGGGGCACCTGCTGGAGGACATGGGAGCCGACGCCTTCCGCCAGGCCCTGCAGGATCGCAGCGGTGTGGAGTTTCTGCCCGCCACGTCACCCGCTCTTCCCGATCCCCGCCAGCGCCAGCATGTGGGCATTGAAGACGCCAAAGAAACGGGATATCAGCATATTGGCACGGCCATCGTCAGCGGCCGCATCACCGGCGAAGGCCTGGCCACCGTGGCCCGCATTGCCCGGGAAGCGGGAGCGGCCACCATCGCCTTTACCGGCTGGCAGAACCTTATCCTGACTCGCGTGCCCAGGCAGCATGTCGCCCGGGCAACGCAGCAGCTGGAAGCCGCCGGCCTGAGCGTCGCCGACCACAGCCTCAGTGCCCGGGCCATTGCCTGCACCGGTCTTGAATTCTGCAAGTTCGCCATCAGCGAAACCAAAGAGCGCCAGGCCCAGCTGATCAAGGCGCTGCAGGCGCGCTTTCCCGATTTCAAGGAGCCTTTGAGCATCAGCCTCAGCGGCTGCCCCAACGGCTGCTCCCACCCCAATGTGGTGGATCTGGGCTTCGTGGGCTGGAAGGTGAAGGTGGATGGGGAGTTGAAAGAGGGTTTTGTGCTGCACTACGGTGGCCGCCTGCAGGGCGATGGCAGCCGCTTCGCCGTACGCACCAATGAGAAGATAGACGCCGACCAGCTCAGCGAATTTGTGATTGATCTGATCGAAAAGTACCGGGCTTCCGAGAAGCCCTCTTTACCTGACTACCTGCAGGAAGTATATTCATAA
- a CDS encoding IS3 family transposase, with protein MRMQCKLLGISHSTYYYQSRSSALEESDLEILKVVLRVLQDIPTFGYRKIAIQLNEEHDMAVSSKQVRRIMHKHGLRAIYPKPNLSRANKQHKKYPYLLRGLNIWLPNQVWATDITYLKLGAKTVYLTAIIDLFSRKVLSWRISNTMDTCFCLEALDEAIRRYGVPGIFNTDQGSQYSSEAFTQRLKSHGIRISMDGKGRALDNVYVERLWRSVKYENIYIKCYENMTELKEGVKRYFTFYNSRRFHQSLDYRTPDKMYMSVFRIKEEKLAA; from the coding sequence ATACGGATGCAGTGCAAGTTGCTTGGCATCAGCCACTCGACCTACTATTACCAGTCACGTTCGTCGGCGCTGGAGGAATCTGATCTTGAAATACTGAAGGTTGTTCTCAGGGTGCTGCAAGACATTCCCACCTTCGGTTATCGCAAGATAGCCATACAGCTCAATGAGGAACATGATATGGCCGTGAGTTCCAAACAGGTGCGGCGCATTATGCACAAGCATGGGCTGCGTGCGATTTACCCCAAACCCAATCTTTCACGGGCCAACAAGCAGCACAAGAAGTATCCGTACTTGCTGCGAGGATTGAATATCTGGCTTCCCAACCAGGTTTGGGCCACTGATATCACGTACTTGAAGCTTGGCGCCAAGACGGTGTACCTGACAGCTATCATAGATCTGTTCAGCCGCAAAGTACTGAGCTGGCGCATCTCCAACACCATGGATACCTGCTTTTGCCTCGAAGCACTGGATGAAGCCATCAGACGCTATGGAGTCCCTGGGATATTCAACACCGACCAGGGAAGCCAATATAGCTCAGAGGCATTTACGCAAAGACTCAAGAGTCACGGCATCAGAATCAGCATGGACGGCAAAGGCAGAGCCCTTGACAATGTCTACGTAGAGCGCCTTTGGCGCAGTGTGAAATACGAAAACATCTATATCAAATGCTATGAGAACATGACCGAACTCAAGGAAGGAGTAAAGCGATACTTCACCTTCTACAATAGCAGAAGGTTTCATCAGTCTCTTGACT
- the cysD gene encoding sulfate adenylyltransferase subunit CysD, producing MPHTKSFTHLKALEAESIHIMREVVAEFENPAMLYSIGKDSSVMLHLAMKAFYPARPPFPLVHVDTTWKFREMIEFRDRRAAELGMDLIVHVNQDGVNAGISPFTHGSQVHTDVMKTEGLKQVLNQYRFDAVFGGARRDEEKSRAKERIYSFRDRFHRWDPKNQRPELWNIYNGRVHRGESIRVFPLSNWTELDVWQYIHLENIPIVDLYFAKERPVVMRDGVRIMVDDERLPLASGEKPVMEQVRFRTLGCYPLTGAVPSHATTLPQIIQEMLLSRTSERQGRLIDSDQSASMEKKKIEGYF from the coding sequence ATGCCCCATACAAAATCCTTCACCCATCTCAAAGCCCTGGAGGCCGAATCCATCCACATCATGCGGGAGGTGGTGGCCGAGTTCGAAAATCCGGCCATGCTCTACTCCATCGGCAAGGACTCGTCGGTCATGCTGCACCTGGCCATGAAGGCGTTTTATCCGGCCCGCCCGCCCTTCCCCCTGGTTCACGTGGACACTACCTGGAAGTTCCGTGAGATGATCGAGTTCCGCGATCGCCGCGCGGCGGAGCTGGGCATGGATCTCATCGTTCATGTGAACCAGGATGGCGTGAACGCTGGTATCAGTCCCTTTACCCACGGTTCCCAGGTGCATACCGACGTAATGAAGACCGAAGGGCTCAAGCAGGTGCTGAACCAGTATCGCTTTGACGCGGTATTCGGCGGGGCGCGCCGCGATGAGGAGAAGTCGCGGGCCAAAGAGCGCATCTACTCCTTCCGCGATCGCTTTCACCGCTGGGACCCCAAGAACCAGCGTCCGGAGCTATGGAACATCTACAATGGCCGGGTACACCGGGGCGAAAGCATCCGCGTCTTCCCCCTCTCCAACTGGACCGAGCTGGACGTTTGGCAGTACATCCACCTGGAAAACATTCCCATCGTCGACCTCTATTTCGCCAAGGAGCGCCCCGTGGTGATGCGCGATGGCGTGCGCATCATGGTGGATGACGAGCGTCTGCCCCTGGCATCAGGCGAAAAACCGGTGATGGAGCAGGTGCGCTTCCGCACTCTGGGCTGCTATCCCCTGACCGGGGCCGTGCCCTCCCATGCCACCACATTGCCGCAGATTATTCAGGAAATGCTGCTCAGCCGCACCAGTGAACGTCAGGGACGATTGATCGACAGCGATCAGAGCGCTTCCATGGAAAAGAAAAAGATTGAGGGGTACTTCTGA